The sequence GAGGGTCCCTGGAAACCCTGATGTTTCCAGGGTAGAGGAGTCAGCACACTGAGGAAGAACAGCCAGAAAAGTACCCGGCTCAGGGGACTTTGGGGTGCCTGGGGGCTGCAGATTCTTCCTCCGCTTTGCCTCAGGATCCTGAGCTGTAGACAGCCTTTCCTTAAGATCGTCAGTACAGTAGAGTGAGGCTAGAGACACTATCTGTCCTGGACCTCCTCTAGGACTGCCGGGCTCCTGTGCGGTCAGGACACCGCCTCCTCTAGGCCATCAGGGGCTCTGGAGTATGCACACATCCTCCTCCAGAATGGTGACATCCCTCTGAGGTGTAAACATCTCCTCCCAACTGTTAGCATCCCTCGGAGGTCTGGACACCTCCTCCAGAGCGTCAGGACCTAAGGGTTTAGACAGTTCCTCTAGGTTTAGAGTCCTCCTGGGTGTAGACCTGATCTCCTTTAGACAGTCAAAATCCCTCTGGGGTGAGGACACTTCTTTTTCTCGACTGTCAGGACAGTGTGGGTGCGGACACCTCCTAAGGCAGACCACCAGGGTCCTCGGGAGTGTGGAGCGTTTGCTCTCATCCTCTAGGTCACTCCGGGATGTGGACATCTCTTCCTGCGGATTGTCAGGACCCCTCTGGGGtaatgccacctcctcctccttccagacTGTCAGGTCCTTTGATGTGTGGACACTGCCTCCACCAGACCGCCAGGATTACCTAGGGTATGGACAGTCCCTCATCCAGACTGTCAGGGTGGACTGCTCTGCCCCCAGACCGTCTCTGCCCCTCAGGGCAATGGCCCTCTCTACTTGACAGTTTGTCAGAGTGGGAGCCTCTCCTCTTCATCAGTTTCATTGCTGCTGTTCACACATCCTCAGGGGTACGGCCCTTATGCCAATTTCCGTCACTTCCCAATCCTAGCAACCCCTGAGAAACCTGTGGAAATATGGAGGCACTTAGGGCTGTCACCATGACAGGGCCCACTCATGGACTGAGATGGTCCAGGGAAGTTAAATGCTCCTCAGTGCATGAGACGGTCCTACCTAACGAAGAACTGCCCGCCCCAAATGCTCAATGCCTCCCCCCTTTGAAAGCGACACTGCAGACACTTGCTAGTTCTTCCCCCAAATGCCTGTTTTCCACCTGGGCACACAGCTAAGTCATACTTCTCAGCCTGCCCTGCATGGAGGCAAGGCCAGGGACTCGGTTCCAGGCGGTGGATGTGGACAGAAGTGATGTGCACTGCGTCCAGGCCTGGCCCCTTAGGaacctccccccgcctcccccactcTTGGTCTACTTACCAGGCAGGGTTGAGGATCAGAGGCAGCTCCAAGGCTCTCAGGCATGGCAAAGGCACAAGAGGGAAAGAGCCTCGTAGCCGCACCACTGTATACAAGGACACTACCCACACACCCATGCCAGACAGTCACAGGAGCAAACAGACTTTAACATAGCTGGTCTTTCCGGTATCCTGCAAGTCTAGAGGAGGAAGCAGCCAACCTCCGCAAGGCACGTCTTATGTCCCACTCCTGACTGCTCTTTTTGTGCAGATTAGTAAAAGGCGCTCTTTCTGGGAAGACACTGCTGAGCAGTAAGCTGGACCCTTGTTAAAGGAGAAATGCCTTTTCAGGTAACGCAACCTTGTGCAGCCCACACGGCCCATTACAAGGAACACTGCCTGGATTTCCGTTCCCACTCTCCTCTTTGCTAGGTACCCTTATGAAATCAACCCCGTCTAGAAGTGTTTCAATGTACTTTTAACTGCCAGCCTGGAATACTCTCTCCCCTGCCTGGAGAGCCCTAGCACTTGggccaaccaccaccaccacccacatttTCCACAGTGAAAGCAGGAAAGTTGTAGGCACACTGTGATGAGAGCTGGGCGCACACAGTAGGAACACAAGGTGGGAAGAGCTGCACACACACGCATGGTCCTGACTCCCTACCTCTCCCACGTACTCCATGACGAAGCTGTTCTTGCGGATCTTCTCCAGGGTGCGGACAccccagccacgcccatcatccgtGCGGAAGATGCAGAGGTTGTAGCGGATGCCCTTCTGTACCACACGGTTGGGGCAGTCATAGCCACAGCGGCAACGGGAGTTGCACTCGTAGATGGGCAGCCCAGCTCGCAGCCGCACCTGGCCCTGGTCGTTGTAGGCAAACTTGTGCAGCGATGCCCCGGGGCAGCAGCCTCCAGCGGGTGCCCACAAGCAGTCCTTACACTCACAGCCCACGGCCACCTGGTTGAGGGTGATGCCCTCACCAACGCGGTACTCGTTAATGTATACAAAGGCCCGAGGGGGGCCATCCAGATCCACCTCATTCTCTACGGTGATGCGTCCCAGGTGGTTGCGCTTGGCATTGAGCTCCTGCTCCCAGAGCTGGAGTGCCCGTCTCTGCTTGGCCTTCTGCACCAGGTAGCTGGCCAAGCTTGGGTCCAGGTGCCGGGGTGGCTTTGACCGGTGGCGCCGCCGGAGCAACTCTCGTTCTAAGTCCTTGTGGAACTGCTTGAGAATGCGCACACACTTGAGATTCTGCCGTGGCTCCCAGGTACTCTCTGACTCTGGGTATCCACGCCATTTTACCAGGTAATACTCCTGTTCCTGTTGGGGGGACCAGGGGGATGGGGGCCACCATAAGTGGCGAGACCCTTGGGCCAGCCCTCGTGAGATTTCCATTCCAGAACCAATGGATAACACCCAAACCACACCCCACCCTTTTCTGGAATGGCTCCATGCACTGGTTAAAAAGCATGGGCTCTAAAGCCAGGATCAGTAGGTTCAAATCCTGTTCTACTCGTACGGTCTAAATtctaacttttttaaaagtaattttaatttactttcagagagaaagagagagagagagaaacatcggtgtgagagtgaaacaaatgaccagccacctcctgcacacccccgacagggaatcaaacccgcaacctgggcatgtgccctgggaatggaaccagcaacctttcagtgcatggggcgATGCCCAACCAAGgtagccacgctggccagggttaaattctaaattttaattttatctcctaAACCTACTCCCTCCTGCTAGCAGCTCAGGCCCCAACTCTTGGAGTCATCCTTGCCCCCTTTCTCTAGCACTCCTCACATCCACCCTCGGCAAACCCTGTCAACCCCACCTTCAGACTACATCCAGAATCCGACCACTCCCAACCATCATCACTGCCACCACTATCCTCACTCGCCTGGACTGCAGCAGCGGCCTCCTCTCTGGTCCCCGTGCCCCTATAGTCTGTTCTCCaaacagcagccagagggacctTTTCTGGCTGGGGGCAGCTATAGGACACAGTTTCACTACACAGACACCCTGGGTACAAATTCTGAACCTTCGTCCCCTAGCGGTatggccttggacaagttatttaattttgctgagccttggtttcctcatctgtaaataaggaaaaaagcttaaattttttttgttaacattCATTATGTAGCATGTACTGTTCTAATGTACTGTactattaactaatttaatcctcacaactctatATGAGGTAGACACTACTaagcatccccattttatagataaggaaaataaagtaCAGAGAATTTGCATTAAGTATCCTGAGGTTACACGGCTAGGATTTGAACTGAAGCGTGCTAACTCCAGTCTGTTCTCTTAACTATGCTAACATTACCTCCTGTGGCCATAACAGCAGTTCCCATTTCACAGTGTTGTTGGGGGGATTAACTGAGTTTCTGACGGCAAGCACCTTGCAAAAGTGTTCAATAACCGTTAGCTATCCTCATCCCCACTCTTGGGCTCAGCGGCTCAACTGGTTTGTATGCTTAGGGAAGTGGGAGGAGAGACTTATTTGGGGCTTCATCCCGGCTCCTGGCTCCCTCAGAAAGTTACTAGGTTTCTCCACCAGTGAGATAGAAATGAGAAGAGGGCCTACtaatcctattttttttaagatcagagaagaaaattCCATTTAGAATCAAATGCAGACAGTAGGGCaagggagcaggaaggaagccAGCTTCCTTGAGACACCCCTGCCCGGCCATGGTCACCCCAGACTCACGCGGATCTTCTTGTAATCACACAGGTACTCGACTTCAAAGTCATAGAGATTCCTCTTGGAGATTCCGAGGGCAGGGCATGAGAGCTTGGCCAAGCGGCACAGGTCCTGGAGCTGATTCCAAGAAGATTTGCAACACACACTGCAGCCTAGAACATAAAAAACATTACTGGGCATCCTGGCAAGGCCAGGAGTCAAAGAGTCCCCCAGGTCCTTCCTGGGACTTCTGAAGAATTCCGAGTCAGTGAAACTTAACCCACGGGTCTTCCAAATGCTAAGACCTTTCTACCACAAAAATGTGCCAGTTCCTTCAACCCCAATGCTCACTATCCAAGGCTACTCCTGTAGCAAAAGACCTCCAAGTAGGATCTGCTGCAGGGACTGTCCTAAAGGGATCTATTCCCAGAGCTCCCAACTCCCTCTCTACTATTCCTACAACTGCCTGCAAAACCATCCAAGCGTTCAGGGCCTAATCCTCCTCTCCTCCACACTTTGCAAAAAGAGAACAACCTCCCATCTCAGGAGGGAGCAGTGCCCCGAGAGTGTAGGTGGTATGAGGTGACTATATCCAGGGCACCAAACAAACTGGAAAGACTGGTCAGCAAGCCCTGATCTGAAATCCCTGGGGGCCAGATGTGTcttggtaatttttaattttattttccaagcgTAGATCGAGGTATAGCCCACATATTACCTAACACCCCCCGTGGAGTCAGGGGCTTCAAGTCATAATCAAACACTTCAATAATTCTGCAGCAAAAGTCTGGATTTTCACattaaagaggagaaataaagatgtaaGGTAGCGCCACCGAACAGTCCCACGGTATAGTCTAGTTTTGCCACTGAATGGTGCCAAACTTAAGAGTTCAGAGCTTTTTAAATTTCGGAGTTATGAATAAGAGAGTGTGCAGTGGTGTTAGATTACAGGAAGCCTCGCTGAATGATTATCTGGGTGCCTTAAACCCACGAGGCATATTTTTTTCACACTGCATTTTTGGCTGTCTCAGCCTCAGCCACATTTCTGTGAAGGGTAAAGCTTGCCCAAAGGAATTCAGGAGCAGGCAAAGCAGTAATAGGCTAGTGACAATGCTTCTTTAAATATACCTGGGGTGTTTCTGGGGCTACCCAAAATTTTCAAGACACAccgatctttttaaaaaaagccttctGATTCAAAGATTCAAGGTACATCCTTAATGCGCTTTAGAAGCCATTTTATCAGATCATTTCCCACATTATAAACGTACAGTCATTCCTAACCCTGTTAATATTTTCTACCTcccattcaaaaaataaaacactgaaacTCATGATGAAATGCTGTGTCAACCTCAACATGTATAAGAGCTTTGCAACATTATTTTGTGTGCActaccccctacacacacacacacacac comes from Eptesicus fuscus isolate TK198812 chromosome 1, DD_ASM_mEF_20220401, whole genome shotgun sequence and encodes:
- the SUV39H1 gene encoding histone-lysine N-methyltransferase SUV39H1 isoform X2, with product MAENLKGCSVCCKSSWNQLQDLCRLAKLSCPALGISKRNLYDFEVEYLCDYKKIREQEYYLVKWRGYPESESTWEPRQNLKCVRILKQFHKDLERELLRRRHRSKPPRHLDPSLASYLVQKAKQRRALQLWEQELNAKRNHLGRITVENEVDLDGPPRAFVYINEYRVGEGITLNQVAVGCECKDCLWAPAGGCCPGASLHKFAYNDQGQVRLRAGLPIYECNSRCRCGYDCPNRVVQKGIRYNLCIFRTDDGRGWGVRTLEKIRKNSFVMEYVGEIITSEEAERRGQIYDRQGATYLFDLDYVEDVYTVDAAYYGNISHFVNHSCDPNLQVYNVFIDNLDERLPRIAFFATRTIWAGEELTFDYNMQVDPVDMESTRMDSNFGLAVLPGSPKKRVRIECKCGTESCRKYLF
- the SUV39H1 gene encoding histone-lysine N-methyltransferase SUV39H1 isoform X1 gives rise to the protein MAENLKGCSVCCKSSWNQLQDLCRLAKLSCPALGISKRNLYDFEVEYLCDYKKIREQEYYLVKWRGYPESESTWEPRQNLKCVRILKQFHKDLERELLRRRHRSKPPRHLDPSLASYLVQKAKQRRALQLWEQELNAKRNHLGRITVENEVDLDGPPRAFVYINEYRVGEGITLNQVAVGCECKDCLWAPAGGCCPGASLHKFAYNDQGQVRLRAGLPIYECNSRCRCGYDCPNRVVQKGIRYNLCIFRTDDGRGWGVRTLEKIRKNSFVMEYVGEIITSEEAERRGQIYDRQGATYLFDLDYVEDVYTVDAAYYGNISHFVNHSVGTLQVGEGREGQAGPLLTLLLFFFSQCDPNLQVYNVFIDNLDERLPRIAFFATRTIWAGEELTFDYNMQVDPVDMESTRMDSNFGLAVLPGSPKKRVRIECKCGTESCRKYLF